Proteins from one Primulina huaijiensis isolate GDHJ02 chromosome 18, ASM1229523v2, whole genome shotgun sequence genomic window:
- the LOC140963969 gene encoding uncharacterized protein: MTKILRVSAGRSSIFESFSLSGTMLFGMKWKLALRYVGSYEILKRIGTLAYRLALPPSLSGIHDVFNVSMLRKNEPDPSHVLDISEIQLDPDVSYVEILVCILDRSERKLRSKLIPMLKVQWEHRSVEEATWETERHLRELYHYLF; encoded by the coding sequence ATGACGAAGATCCTTAGAGTTTCAGCAGGGCGATcgagtatttttgaaagtttctcTCTTTCGGGCACAATGCTATTTGGCATGAAATGGAAGTTAGCACTGAGGTATGTCGGCTCGTATGAGATATTGAAGCGGATAGGCACTTTGGCTTATCGATTGGCCCTACCTCCATCTTTATCTGGCATTCATGATGTGTTTAATGTGTCGATGTTGCGGAAGAATGAGCCGGATCCTTCACATGTGTTGGATATTTCTGAGATTCAATTAGATCCTGATGTGTCTTATGTTGAGATACTAGTTTGTATTTTGGATCGATCTGAACGGAAGCTTCGTAGTAAGCTTATACCGATGTTGAAAGTTCAGTGGGAGCATAGGAGTgtcgaagaggccacttgggagacggAGCGGCATCTGAGAGAGCTCTACCACTACTTATTCTGA
- the LOC140964802 gene encoding LEAF RUST 10 DISEASE-RESISTANCEUS RECEPTOR-LIKE PROTEIN KINASE-like 1.1 — translation MAVSIPLLVFFILLIVTSASKCPKSFNCGNLTSLEFPLALSQKTGCGLLMVNCTEPANPRIQLTGDGRQYQILEKISVNRFKLVDPVIQEGLEISQSCLTFRNVSFPFIPATSLSFTPNLTFFTCDNSSKVIGETRALFKGYRSYTGCVGFTVFYSTNSTDRFPPGSDGVIPDCAAVQMPVKLNQDSGDLFNMLTGEFELEWIVSEECVACHLRGGQCFANNLNKFECKEDTTSSAVVVAAATSGGSVIIVACLFACFIIYNRKKRMDGASGNATRHPSKADINWGSFKYGIVIFSYAELMEATSNFASSNELGDGGFGTVYYGKLKDGRDVAIKRLYDHNYKRVEQFMNEIKILTSMRHPNLVSLYGCTSRRSRELLLVYEFVPRGTLADNLHGDSVTPLTWNLRMKIAIETATALAYLHKSDIIHRDVKSTNILLDHSFRVKVGDFGISRPFPTDATHISTAPQGTPGYVDPSYYQCYQLTSKSDVYSFGVVLIELITSMPAVDISRNTQDINLANLALIKIQSRAFDELIDSSLGYKTDAEVTRMTTSVAELAFRCLQNEKELRPSMDEVLELLKGIQVGDNYKFEATDAAGGDGNIPPSPETEDVLLVKNKNYDQRSPVAVTDPWRSDSTASSTG, via the exons ATGGCTGTTTCCATTCCTTTGctagttttctttattttattaatcgTAACATCTGCTTCCAAGTGCCCCAAGTCCTTCAACTGCGGGAATCTTACTTCCCTGGAGTTTCCGCTGGCTCTTTCTCAAAAAACAGGATGCGGGTTATTAATGGTTAATTGTACAGAGCCCGCAAATCCAAGAATCCAGCTTACCGGTGATGGAAGACAGTATCAGATTTTGGAAAAGATATCTGTAAATAGATTCAAACTCGTGGACCCTGTGATACAAGAAGGCTTGGAAATTTCACAATCTTGTCTTACTTTCAGGAATGTGTCTTTTCCTTTTATTCCTGCAACTTCTCTTTCATTCACCCCCAATCTCACCTTTTTCACATGCGACAATAGTAGCAAAGTAATCGGGGAAACGCGGGCTTTGTTCAAAGGCTACAGGAGCTACACGGGTTGTGTGGGGTTTACGGTGTTTTACTCGACGAACTCTACGGACCGGTTTCCCCCGGGGAGTGATGGTGTTATTCCAGATTGTGCGGCTGTGCAAATGCCTGTTAAGTTGAATCAAGATTCTGGTGACCTGTTTAATATGTTGACCGGTGAATTTGAACTAGAGTGGATTGTTTCTGAAGAATGTGTTGCTTGCCACCTTAGGGGAGGGCAGTGTTTTGCTAATAATCTGAACAAATTTGAGTGCAAAGAAG ATACAACTAGTTCGGCAGTGGTGGTGGCCGCAG CTACTTCTGGTGGCTCTGTCATCATTGTGGCATGCCTTTTTGCGTGTTTCATAATATATAATCGCAAGAAACGGATGGATGGTGCTTCAGGAAACGCTACTCGGCATCCCTCAAAAGCGGACATCAATTGGGGGAGCTTCAAATATGGCATAGTCATCTTCTCCTACGCAGAACTCATGGAGGCCACCAGCAATTTCGCTTCTTCCAATGAACTTGGGGATGGAGGCTTTGGAACTGTGTACTATG GTAAACTTAAGGATGGAAGAGATGTCGCAATAAAACGCTTGTACGATCACAACTACAAAAGAGTAGAACAATTTATGAATGAGATCAAGATTCTTACTAGTATGAGGCACCCAAATCTTGTTTCGCTATACGGCTGCACATCTAGAAGAAGCCGTGAACTGCTGCTTGTATATGAATTCGTCCCTAGAGGCACGTTGGCTGACAATCTCCATGGCGATTCTGTGACACCTCTCACATGGAATCTCCGTATGAAAATTGCCATAGAAACAGCAACCGCCTTAGCTTACCTTCACAAATCCGACATAATACACCGTGATGTCAAATCGACCAACATACTATTAGATCATAGTTTTCGTGTCAAAGTTGGGGATTTTGGGATATCAAGACCTTTTCCTACAGATGCGACTCATATCTCCACTGCCCCGCAAGGGACTCCTGGATATGTCGATCCCTCGTACTATCAGTGCTACCAACTTACGAGTAAGAGCGATGTCTACAGTTTCGGAGTGGTGCTGATCGAGCTCATCACTTCAATGCCGGCAGTGGATATAAGCCGAAACACACAAGACATCAACTTGGCTAACCTAGCCTTGATCAAGATTCAGAGCCGCGCGTTTGATGAGTTGATCGACTCGTCTCTTGGATACAAGACTGATGCTGAAGTAACCCGAATGACTACTTCTGTGGCTGAGTTGGCTTTCCGATGTTTGCAAAACGAAAAGGAGCTGAGGCCTTCGATGGATGAGGTGTTGGAGTTATTGAAGGGGATTCAGGTTGGAGACAATTACAAATTCGAGGCAACAGATGCGGCTGGAGGTGATGGAAACATCCCGCCTTCCCCTGAGACTGAGGATGTTCTGTTGGTGAAGAACAAGAATTATGATCAGCGGTCACCTGTTGCTGTAACTGATCCATGGAGAAGTGACTCTACTGCAAGTTCCACAGGATGA